Proteins from a genomic interval of Bradyrhizobium sp. CCGB01:
- a CDS encoding HD-GYP domain-containing protein, whose amino-acid sequence MQNARTMQSPVNRNGGVREQEAARPLVEVLADTSDKLSGVRAILEAKFTVAGERLDADARLAQVPSAVVIRAELRDVDNIAAIKKRAGKLAKAKKRIFLLEHTSHVGISQAYALGATLVLPGTIDRIKLLAALSDPADDASASSGGEAQPDNAVETAATAIASMFTAVTLGQPLDVDGTKEAGRQIADRITQHGLSEWLRTVRRHHEGTYQHCLLVTGVAIDFGLSLGVGRADLERLYTAAMFHDIGKAHIPLAILDKPGRLDAEERAMIETHPAAGHEFLKGHDKISPEILDAVRHHHEYLDGSGYPDGLCGESIGDIVRLLTISDIFAALIEHRHYKPTMPRAEAYNILCGMNGKLEKALVASFKQVALTR is encoded by the coding sequence GTGCAGAACGCGCGAACCATGCAAAGCCCTGTCAATCGTAACGGCGGCGTCCGGGAGCAGGAAGCGGCCCGCCCGCTCGTGGAAGTGCTGGCCGACACGTCCGACAAGCTGTCGGGCGTTCGCGCGATCCTCGAGGCGAAGTTTACCGTTGCGGGCGAACGGCTCGATGCCGATGCCAGGCTGGCGCAGGTGCCGTCCGCCGTCGTCATCCGCGCGGAGCTGCGCGACGTCGACAACATCGCGGCCATCAAGAAGCGGGCCGGCAAGCTCGCCAAGGCCAAGAAGCGGATCTTCCTGCTCGAGCACACCTCTCACGTCGGCATTTCGCAGGCCTATGCGCTGGGCGCGACGCTGGTCCTCCCCGGAACGATCGACCGGATCAAATTGCTGGCAGCGCTGAGCGATCCGGCCGACGACGCGTCCGCGTCGTCAGGCGGAGAGGCGCAGCCGGACAACGCCGTCGAGACCGCGGCCACCGCCATCGCATCGATGTTCACGGCCGTCACCCTCGGCCAGCCGCTCGATGTCGACGGCACCAAGGAGGCCGGCCGTCAGATCGCCGATCGCATCACCCAGCATGGCCTGTCGGAGTGGCTGAGGACGGTGCGGCGTCATCACGAGGGCACCTATCAGCATTGCCTGCTGGTCACCGGCGTCGCCATCGACTTCGGCCTCAGCCTCGGCGTCGGGCGCGCCGATCTCGAGCGCCTCTACACGGCCGCCATGTTCCACGACATCGGCAAGGCCCATATCCCGCTCGCCATTCTCGACAAGCCGGGCCGCCTCGATGCCGAGGAACGGGCCATGATCGAGACCCATCCGGCAGCAGGCCACGAATTTCTGAAGGGTCACGACAAGATTTCGCCGGAGATCCTCGACGCCGTGCGGCATCATCACGAATATCTCGACGGCAGCGGCTATCCGGATGGGCTTTGCGGCGAGAGCATCGGCGACATCGTGCGCCTTCTCACGATCTCCGACATCTTCGCCGCACTGATCGAGCACCGGCACTACAAGCCGACGATGCCGCGCGCGGAAGCTTACAACATTCTCTGCGGAATGAACGGCAAGCTGGAAAAGGCGCTGGTGGCCTCATTCAAGCAGGTCGCGCTCACGCGCTGA
- a CDS encoding cupin domain-containing protein — translation MDAVIPKVPDAAGQHSHLVRPQDMEWQKTRFPGCEAKTLLFDRSSGLMTALMRFAPGSVLPDHEHVGIEQSYVIEGALVDKEGPAKGIACKGGEFIWREAGSRHAAWCPEGALILAIFQVPNKFFEADGRVVDAAGQDWDETWGHTGAQRARGT, via the coding sequence ATGGACGCCGTGATTCCGAAAGTGCCGGACGCCGCCGGTCAGCATTCTCACCTGGTCCGGCCTCAAGACATGGAATGGCAGAAGACGCGGTTTCCGGGCTGCGAGGCCAAGACGTTGCTGTTCGATCGCAGCAGCGGTCTGATGACCGCCTTGATGCGATTTGCGCCGGGATCGGTGCTGCCCGATCATGAACATGTCGGCATCGAGCAGAGCTACGTCATCGAAGGCGCGCTCGTCGACAAGGAGGGGCCGGCCAAGGGGATCGCCTGCAAGGGCGGCGAATTCATCTGGCGCGAGGCGGGCAGCCGCCATGCCGCCTGGTGTCCGGAGGGGGCCTTGATCCTGGCGATCTTCCAGGTGCCGAACAAGTTCTTCGAAGCCGACGGCCGCGTCGTCGATGCCGCCGGTCAGGACTGGGACGAAACCTGGGGGCACACCGGCGCGCAACGGGCGCGGGGCACCTAG
- a CDS encoding ABC-F family ATP-binding cassette domain-containing protein: protein MIRLDNVSKQAGHQILFIEASAALNKGEKIGLVGPNGAGKTTLFRMIAGEELPDEGQVSTDRGITIGYFNQDVGEMSGRSAAAEVMNGAGPVSEVAAELRELEAAMADPDKADQMDEIIARYGEVQHAFEELDGYALDGRAREALSGLGFSQEMMDGDVGKLSGGWKMRVALARILLMRPDVMLLDEPSNHLDLESLIWLEKFLHDYEGTLLMTSHDREFINRVISKVIEIDSGSLTTYTGDYEFYEQQRAQNEKQQQAQFERQQAMLAKEIKFIERFKARASHAAQVQSRVKKLDKIERVEPPRRRQTVAFDFPPAPRSGEDVVALKNVYKGYGSKRIYDGLDFMIRRRERWCVMGVNGAGKSTLLKLIAGASEPDEGTVSVGGSVKMGYFAQHAMDLLDGERTVFQSLEDQFPTAGQGSLRALAGCFGFSGDDVEKRCRVLSGGEKARLVMAKMLFDPPNFLVLDEPTNHLDLATKEMLITALADFEGTMLFVSHDRHFLATLSNRVLELTPEGIHQFGGGYTEYVARTGQEAPGLRS from the coding sequence ATGATCCGCCTCGACAACGTCAGCAAGCAAGCCGGCCACCAGATCCTGTTCATCGAAGCCTCCGCCGCCCTCAACAAGGGCGAGAAGATCGGCCTCGTTGGCCCGAACGGGGCCGGCAAGACCACATTGTTCCGGATGATCGCCGGTGAGGAACTGCCCGACGAAGGGCAGGTCTCGACCGATCGCGGCATCACCATCGGCTATTTCAACCAGGACGTCGGCGAGATGAGCGGCCGCAGCGCCGCGGCCGAGGTGATGAATGGTGCGGGTCCCGTCAGCGAAGTCGCGGCCGAGCTGCGCGAGCTCGAGGCTGCGATGGCCGACCCTGACAAGGCCGACCAGATGGACGAGATCATCGCGCGCTACGGCGAGGTGCAGCATGCGTTCGAAGAGCTCGACGGCTACGCATTGGATGGTCGTGCGCGCGAAGCCCTGTCCGGTCTCGGCTTCAGCCAGGAGATGATGGACGGCGACGTCGGAAAACTCTCCGGCGGCTGGAAGATGCGCGTCGCGCTGGCCCGCATCCTCCTGATGCGTCCCGACGTCATGTTGCTCGACGAGCCGAGCAACCATCTCGACCTCGAAAGCCTGATCTGGCTGGAGAAGTTTCTGCACGACTACGAAGGCACGCTGCTGATGACCTCGCACGACCGCGAGTTCATCAACCGCGTGATCTCCAAGGTGATCGAGATCGATAGCGGCTCGCTCACGACCTATACCGGCGACTACGAGTTCTACGAGCAGCAGCGCGCGCAGAACGAGAAGCAGCAGCAGGCGCAGTTCGAGCGCCAGCAGGCCATGCTCGCCAAGGAGATCAAGTTCATCGAGCGTTTCAAGGCACGCGCCTCGCATGCCGCCCAGGTGCAGAGCCGGGTGAAGAAGCTCGACAAGATCGAGCGGGTGGAGCCGCCGCGCCGCCGCCAGACCGTCGCGTTCGACTTCCCGCCGGCGCCGCGTTCGGGCGAGGACGTCGTCGCCTTGAAGAACGTCTACAAGGGCTATGGCAGCAAGCGCATCTATGACGGCCTCGATTTCATGATCCGCCGTCGGGAGCGCTGGTGCGTGATGGGCGTCAACGGCGCCGGCAAGTCGACGCTGCTCAAGCTCATTGCCGGCGCGAGCGAGCCGGACGAGGGCACGGTGTCGGTCGGCGGCAGCGTCAAGATGGGCTATTTCGCCCAGCATGCGATGGATCTGCTCGACGGCGAGCGCACCGTGTTCCAGTCGCTGGAAGACCAGTTTCCGACCGCGGGGCAGGGCTCTTTGCGCGCGCTCGCCGGCTGCTTCGGCTTCTCCGGCGACGATGTCGAGAAGCGCTGCCGCGTGCTGTCGGGCGGCGAGAAGGCGCGCCTCGTGATGGCCAAGATGCTGTTCGATCCGCCGAACTTCCTGGTGCTGGACGAGCCGACCAACCATCTCGATCTCGCCACCAAGGAGATGCTGATCACGGCGCTGGCGGATTTCGAGGGCACCATGCTGTTCGTCTCGCATGACCGCCACTTCCTGGCGACGCTGTCTAACCGCGTGCTGGAGCTGACGCCGGAAGGCATTCACCAGTTCGGCGGCGGCTACACGGAATATGTCGCGCGCACGGGACAGGAAGCGCCGGGGTTGCGGAGCTAA
- a CDS encoding MBL fold metallo-hydrolase: MKQLRIGDITIDAVIEREGPWRRPQDFFPAYDEGVFARHLPTMEPEVFDAARGMMVITYQTFVVRTPRYTILVDTCTGEDKGHPPPFDFPGKERWRNELFALGIGFEEIDYVFCTHLHIDHTGWNTTLRDGRWVPTFPNAKYVFHKGEYAAWEAEHAKGNNPPGTVFRDNCLPIVEAGQALLVDDDYALDDTVTLTPTPGHSPCHCCVNIFSKGQRAVVAGDLMHHQIQCREPDWSAKPDWDPKQSAVSRRKFFASVADTDTLILPIHFPAPTVGLIKPLDGAFDYRFKRE; encoded by the coding sequence ATGAAGCAGCTTCGGATCGGCGACATCACCATCGATGCGGTGATCGAGCGGGAGGGGCCGTGGCGGCGGCCGCAGGACTTCTTCCCCGCCTATGACGAGGGCGTGTTCGCCCGCCATCTGCCGACGATGGAGCCGGAGGTCTTTGACGCCGCGCGCGGCATGATGGTGATCACCTACCAGACTTTTGTGGTGCGCACGCCGCGCTACACGATCCTCGTGGACACCTGCACCGGCGAGGACAAGGGCCATCCGCCGCCGTTCGATTTTCCCGGCAAGGAGCGCTGGCGCAATGAATTGTTCGCGCTGGGCATCGGCTTCGAGGAGATCGATTACGTCTTCTGCACGCATCTGCACATCGACCACACCGGCTGGAACACGACCTTGCGCGACGGGCGCTGGGTGCCGACGTTTCCGAACGCGAAATACGTCTTTCACAAGGGCGAATACGCGGCCTGGGAAGCCGAGCACGCCAAGGGCAATAATCCGCCGGGGACCGTGTTTCGCGACAATTGCCTGCCGATCGTCGAGGCCGGTCAGGCGCTATTGGTCGACGATGATTACGCGCTCGATGACACCGTCACGCTGACGCCGACGCCGGGGCACTCGCCCTGTCATTGCTGCGTGAACATCTTCTCGAAGGGCCAGCGTGCGGTGGTCGCGGGTGATCTCATGCATCACCAGATCCAGTGCCGCGAGCCGGACTGGTCGGCGAAGCCGGATTGGGATCCGAAGCAATCGGCGGTCTCGCGGCGAAAGTTCTTCGCCTCCGTTGCGGATACCGACACGCTGATCCTGCCGATCCATTTCCCGGCGCCGACGGTCGGGCTGATCAAGCCGCTGGATGGGGCGTTCGACTACCGGTTCAAGCGGGAGTGA
- a CDS encoding NADP-dependent oxidoreductase, giving the protein MKAIVVTDQAAGTAGMKLVDRPVPQAAINDVVVQVHASGFIPTELTWPSTWTDRLDRDRTPSIPGHDLAGVVTALGYGTTGLSVGQRVFGLADWYRDGTLAEYVAIEARNLAPLPGDVDFTVGASLPISGLTAWQGLFQHGRLQAGQRVLAHGAAGAVGSMVTQLAREVGAYVIGTGRAADRQTVLDFGAKEFVDLDKDALKDVGKVDLVFDVIGGEIQKRSAELIRAGGTLVTIVGPAEARPSDGRAVDFVVESDRAQLSEIAQRVRDGRLRTNIGNVSTLDEAVAALNPTGRRKGNTIIRVRP; this is encoded by the coding sequence ATGAAGGCGATCGTTGTAACGGACCAGGCCGCGGGAACGGCCGGGATGAAGTTGGTGGACCGGCCCGTGCCGCAGGCCGCGATAAACGACGTTGTGGTTCAGGTTCACGCGTCGGGATTTATCCCGACTGAGCTGACGTGGCCTTCGACCTGGACCGATCGCCTCGATCGTGATCGAACACCGTCGATCCCGGGGCACGATCTGGCCGGAGTGGTCACCGCTCTCGGATATGGCACGACGGGGCTCTCCGTGGGACAGCGCGTGTTCGGCCTCGCGGACTGGTATCGCGACGGCACGCTGGCCGAATACGTGGCGATCGAGGCACGCAACCTCGCGCCGCTGCCGGGCGACGTCGACTTCACGGTGGGGGCGAGCCTGCCGATTTCGGGCCTGACCGCATGGCAAGGGCTGTTCCAGCACGGCCGCCTTCAGGCGGGGCAGCGCGTCCTGGCGCACGGCGCGGCCGGCGCAGTCGGGTCGATGGTGACGCAACTCGCGCGAGAGGTCGGCGCCTATGTCATCGGCACGGGACGCGCCGCCGACCGTCAAACGGTGCTCGATTTCGGCGCGAAGGAGTTCGTCGACCTCGACAAAGACGCGCTGAAAGATGTCGGCAAAGTCGATCTGGTGTTCGATGTCATCGGCGGGGAGATCCAGAAGCGGTCCGCAGAACTTATTCGAGCCGGAGGAACACTGGTGACCATCGTCGGGCCGGCCGAGGCGAGGCCCTCGGACGGCCGGGCGGTCGACTTCGTCGTCGAATCCGATCGTGCCCAACTGAGTGAGATCGCCCAGCGGGTGCGGGACGGACGACTGCGGACGAACATCGGCAACGTCTCGACCCTCGATGAGGCCGTCGCCGCCTTAAATCCGACCGGGCGACGCAAGGGGAATACGATCATCCGCGTTCGTCCGTGA
- a CDS encoding glycerophosphodiester phosphodiesterase family protein — MGRKLKYAAAALLVVAAGIYLNNTSLLAPHRDGKPVLLAHRGIAQRFDERDVKNDTCTATRMLPPVHDHLENTLRSMRASFDAGADVVELDVHPTTDGEFAVFHDWTLDCRTDGQGVTRAQSMAKLKLLDIGYGYTADGGKTFPFRGKGIGMMPTLSEVFVAFPDKKLLINVKSRDPSEGEKLAAVLNALPAERRRTIMVYGGDEPIDMIRRLTPDVRTISRAAIRSCLIGYIGYGWTGFVPSACRNAMVLLPVNVAPWLWGWPDRFLNRMDGANSAVFVLGPYSGGEFSTGIDTPDLLARLPRGYSGGIWTNEIEAIATIAGKNNN; from the coding sequence GTGGGCCGGAAATTGAAATACGCGGCGGCAGCCCTCCTTGTCGTCGCAGCGGGCATCTATCTCAACAACACCAGCCTTCTGGCACCGCATCGCGACGGCAAGCCGGTGCTGCTCGCCCATCGCGGCATTGCCCAGCGCTTCGACGAGCGCGACGTGAAGAACGACACCTGCACCGCGACGCGGATGCTGCCGCCGGTCCATGATCATCTCGAAAACACCCTGCGCTCGATGCGCGCGAGCTTCGACGCCGGCGCCGATGTGGTCGAGCTCGATGTGCACCCGACCACCGACGGCGAGTTCGCCGTATTCCACGACTGGACGCTCGATTGCCGCACCGACGGCCAAGGCGTGACGCGCGCGCAGAGCATGGCGAAGCTGAAATTGCTCGACATCGGCTACGGCTACACGGCCGACGGCGGCAAGACCTTCCCGTTTCGCGGCAAGGGGATCGGGATGATGCCGACATTGTCGGAGGTGTTCGTTGCCTTCCCTGACAAGAAGCTCCTCATCAACGTGAAGAGCCGGGATCCAAGCGAAGGCGAGAAACTTGCCGCCGTGCTGAACGCGCTGCCGGCCGAGCGGCGCCGCACGATCATGGTCTATGGCGGCGACGAGCCCATCGACATGATCCGCCGCCTCACCCCGGACGTTCGCACGATCTCGCGCGCGGCGATCCGGAGCTGCCTGATCGGCTATATCGGCTACGGCTGGACCGGCTTCGTGCCGTCGGCCTGCCGAAATGCGATGGTGCTCCTGCCGGTCAACGTCGCACCTTGGCTATGGGGCTGGCCCGATCGCTTCCTGAATCGCATGGACGGCGCCAACAGCGCGGTGTTCGTGCTCGGCCCTTACAGTGGCGGCGAATTCTCGACCGGCATCGATACGCCGGATTTGTTGGCCCGGCTCCCGCGAGGCTATTCCGGCGGGATCTGGACCAACGAAATCGAGGCCATCGCCACGATCGCGGGCAAGAACAACAATTAG
- a CDS encoding PilZ domain-containing protein produces MKFDGRKALRVKMDHKQPINLMGSDGTWRRSCVLLDVSQSGAKIEVEGTLDVLQAKEFFMLLSSTGLAYRRCELVWIDGTMAGVHFINADSKKKPKVQGAENAAQSK; encoded by the coding sequence ATGAAGTTCGACGGTCGCAAGGCGCTGCGCGTGAAAATGGACCACAAGCAGCCGATCAATCTGATGGGTTCGGACGGTACGTGGCGACGCAGTTGCGTCCTGCTCGACGTCTCGCAAAGCGGGGCCAAGATCGAGGTCGAAGGCACCCTCGACGTGCTCCAGGCCAAGGAGTTCTTCATGCTGCTGTCCTCGACCGGGCTCGCCTACCGGCGCTGCGAACTGGTCTGGATCGACGGCACCATGGCCGGCGTTCATTTCATCAACGCGGACAGCAAGAAGAAGCCGAAGGTACAGGGGGCGGAGAACGCCGCCCAGAGCAAGTAA
- a CDS encoding DUF1254 domain-containing protein, producing MKPMIQKPTISVMTFCGMLFAGAAFAQSAPPKYSANVPPEITTPDTVQTRIGTLRFKDGAPDPETVQKVYDQLDFGRGIEAFLQGIPADSVYAVCEGIDKAGVKRNHDFGITEDLMDARSLFLTPNSTVVYVFTCIDLKDGPMVVQVPPKVLGPVDDAYFRWVTDIGLTGPDQGKGGKYLFVPPGYGGSVSSDGYFVAKSRTNLNLIFFRAFVENGDIPAAVRSVKANARLYPLSAAANPPASTFLNTSGLQFNTIGANTFHFYEELDAVIQNEPADFVEPETVGLFAAIGIKKGKPFAPDARMRAILTDAVAVGNATARAIDWASRDPRSKVYPDRQWTNGFIGGSYQFLDGAERMLDARTLFFYYATGITPAMADAKPGSGSAYAGAFRDSKGRYFDGSKTYKVTLPNPIPINNFWSFVVYDNQTRSMLETDQKTAGLDSNSKSLKANADGSYTVWFGPKAPAGQEGNWVQTWPGKGWNILLRLYGPLEPWFDKTWKPGDIELVE from the coding sequence ATGAAACCCATGATCCAGAAGCCGACCATCTCCGTGATGACATTTTGCGGGATGCTTTTCGCTGGAGCGGCTTTTGCGCAAAGCGCCCCCCCGAAGTACTCCGCCAATGTTCCACCGGAAATCACGACACCGGATACGGTGCAGACCAGGATCGGCACCCTGAGGTTCAAGGATGGTGCGCCTGATCCGGAAACCGTGCAGAAGGTCTATGACCAACTCGACTTCGGGCGCGGCATCGAGGCGTTCCTCCAGGGAATTCCGGCCGACTCAGTCTACGCGGTGTGCGAGGGGATCGATAAGGCGGGCGTAAAGAGAAATCATGACTTCGGGATCACTGAAGACCTGATGGATGCACGTTCCTTATTTCTGACCCCGAACTCGACTGTTGTCTACGTTTTCACCTGCATTGATCTAAAAGACGGACCGATGGTCGTGCAGGTGCCACCCAAGGTGCTGGGGCCGGTGGATGATGCCTATTTTCGCTGGGTGACGGACATCGGTCTTACCGGACCTGACCAAGGCAAGGGCGGTAAGTACCTATTCGTTCCTCCGGGCTACGGCGGCAGCGTCTCGTCCGACGGCTACTTCGTCGCCAAGTCTCGCACCAATCTCAACCTCATCTTTTTCCGCGCATTCGTGGAGAATGGTGACATCCCAGCCGCAGTTCGCAGTGTTAAGGCGAATGCGCGCCTGTATCCGCTGTCCGCGGCGGCGAACCCGCCCGCTTCAACGTTCCTCAATACGTCGGGGCTGCAGTTCAACACGATCGGCGCAAACACCTTCCATTTCTATGAAGAACTCGATGCCGTGATACAGAACGAGCCTGCCGATTTTGTCGAACCGGAGACGGTCGGGCTCTTTGCTGCAATCGGAATCAAGAAGGGCAAGCCGTTTGCGCCTGATGCCCGGATGCGGGCTATCCTTACTGATGCGGTTGCGGTGGGCAACGCGACAGCGCGGGCGATCGATTGGGCATCACGTGACCCACGGTCGAAAGTTTATCCCGACCGTCAATGGACGAATGGCTTCATCGGCGGCAGCTATCAATTCCTGGACGGTGCCGAACGAATGCTAGATGCGCGGACGTTGTTCTTCTACTACGCCACCGGCATCACACCTGCGATGGCAGATGCCAAGCCCGGCAGCGGCTCGGCCTATGCCGGCGCATTTCGCGACTCAAAGGGTCGCTACTTCGATGGCAGCAAGACCTATAAGGTGACGCTACCGAATCCAATCCCCATCAATAACTTCTGGTCTTTTGTCGTCTACGATAATCAGACCCGGTCGATGCTGGAGACCGACCAGAAAACTGCAGGTCTCGATAGCAATAGCAAATCTCTGAAGGCTAACGCGGACGGTTCCTACACGGTTTGGTTCGGTCCCAAGGCGCCCGCTGGACAAGAGGGAAACTGGGTCCAGACTTGGCCGGGCAAGGGCTGGAACATCCTCCTGCGTCTCTATGGCCCGCTAGAACCGTGGTTCGACAA
- a CDS encoding alpha/beta hydrolase, whose translation MPAPLDPVIAQIIPLLPLRDPTTMTPQSARDSLRALAAARAAVAPPPVDTVQDIKVKGGAGPLDARVYRIGSAPAPTVVFFHGGGWVAGDLETHDRQARNLAIETGAVVVSVDYRRPPETRFPGAFEDAFAATSDIFNRVAEFGGDPKRLGVAGDSAGGNLAATTAIACRDAGIKLAAQLLVYPVTEIVGSYADARENARFPSRAENAEGYFLTRATMEWFCGHYLADPSDAANWRVSPLRANSLAGLAPAVVTTAWFDPLRDEGAAYAQALEAAGVAVKRHEGPGLIHGYFGLGDASEVARAEAQRARADFKALLARGV comes from the coding sequence ATGCCCGCGCCGCTCGATCCCGTCATCGCCCAGATCATTCCGCTGCTGCCGCTGCGCGATCCCACCACGATGACGCCACAGAGCGCCCGTGATTCCTTGCGCGCACTGGCTGCCGCGCGCGCAGCCGTGGCGCCGCCCCCGGTCGATACGGTGCAGGATATCAAGGTGAAAGGCGGCGCCGGCCCGCTCGACGCCCGTGTTTATCGGATCGGCTCCGCGCCGGCGCCAACTGTGGTCTTCTTTCACGGCGGCGGCTGGGTCGCGGGCGATCTCGAGACCCACGACCGGCAGGCGCGCAATCTCGCGATCGAAACCGGCGCGGTCGTCGTCTCCGTCGACTATCGACGCCCGCCGGAAACGCGTTTTCCCGGCGCCTTCGAGGACGCGTTCGCTGCTACAAGCGACATCTTCAACCGCGTCGCGGAATTTGGCGGCGATCCAAAGCGCCTCGGCGTTGCCGGCGACAGCGCCGGCGGCAATCTCGCGGCGACCACCGCGATCGCCTGCCGCGATGCCGGCATCAAGCTCGCTGCGCAATTGCTGGTCTATCCCGTGACCGAGATCGTCGGCAGCTATGCGGATGCGCGCGAGAACGCACGCTTTCCCTCGCGCGCTGAGAATGCCGAGGGCTATTTCCTCACGCGTGCCACGATGGAATGGTTTTGCGGCCACTATCTCGCCGACCCCAGCGACGCCGCCAACTGGCGCGTCTCGCCGCTGCGCGCCAACTCGCTCGCAGGCCTTGCGCCCGCGGTCGTGACCACCGCCTGGTTCGATCCCCTGCGCGACGAAGGCGCGGCCTATGCACAGGCGCTGGAGGCCGCCGGGGTCGCCGTGAAGCGCCACGAAGGCCCCGGCCTGATCCACGGCTATTTCGGCCTTGGCGACGCCTCCGAGGTGGCGCGGGCCGAAGCGCAGCGCGCACGTGCTGATTTCAAGGCGCTGCTCGCGCGGGGCGTATGA
- a CDS encoding DUF2336 domain-containing protein, giving the protein MMANSPADILGELEEAVATCPLDRCARILSGIVQLLTGSRDRSQELLSGVVDGVLLRLTERVEASALIQLSTSLAELKVAPPETLRRLASHANPDVACPVLQRSPGLSAADLAAIAASGGPRHQRAIAARDSIEPVVTEALIKHGGPICLTLIRNPGTGFSEAAYAALIARADQDGEIMKALALRPDTPDLVVRKLLSASPGQTTPAKPNASASPPAPRAAPKRPCAADYAGARPEIVALSRVGKLNDSSVNRFAIRGETANLFTALSVLSGAPIEIVEHVMADDDCEGLVMACRASRLSWATTLAILSNRGGTRLSFAERERAQHIFETLLLSTSQWTVRWGEIAAGANTSDAGTRGAKMGVSR; this is encoded by the coding sequence ATGATGGCAAATTCGCCTGCTGATATTCTGGGTGAATTGGAGGAAGCGGTCGCAACGTGTCCGCTGGACCGCTGCGCGCGTATCCTCTCCGGCATTGTGCAGTTGCTAACTGGCAGCCGCGACCGATCGCAGGAATTGCTGTCGGGGGTGGTCGACGGCGTTCTGCTGCGATTGACGGAACGGGTCGAGGCCAGTGCGCTGATCCAACTCAGCACCTCGCTTGCCGAACTCAAGGTGGCGCCGCCGGAGACATTGCGGCGCCTCGCCTCACACGCCAACCCGGACGTGGCCTGTCCTGTCCTCCAGAGATCACCGGGACTTTCCGCGGCCGATCTCGCGGCGATCGCGGCCTCCGGCGGACCGCGGCATCAACGCGCGATCGCCGCGCGCGACAGCATCGAGCCGGTCGTAACCGAGGCGCTGATCAAGCACGGCGGTCCGATCTGCCTCACACTGATCAGGAATCCCGGAACCGGATTTTCCGAGGCGGCCTATGCCGCGCTGATCGCGAGGGCCGACCAGGACGGCGAGATCATGAAGGCGCTGGCGCTCCGGCCCGATACTCCCGACCTGGTCGTGCGGAAGCTGCTGTCCGCCTCTCCCGGCCAGACGACGCCGGCCAAGCCGAACGCATCCGCCAGTCCGCCTGCGCCACGGGCCGCGCCAAAGCGGCCCTGCGCGGCCGACTATGCCGGCGCGCGGCCGGAGATCGTCGCGCTCAGCCGTGTCGGCAAGCTCAACGATTCCTCGGTGAACCGCTTCGCGATCCGCGGCGAGACCGCCAACCTGTTCACGGCGCTGTCGGTGCTGTCAGGCGCACCGATCGAGATCGTCGAGCATGTCATGGCCGATGACGACTGCGAGGGCCTGGTGATGGCCTGCCGGGCGTCGCGGCTGAGCTGGGCAACCACGCTCGCGATCCTGAGCAACCGCGGCGGCACGCGGCTCTCCTTTGCCGAGCGCGAACGCGCGCAACACATCTTCGAAACACTGCTTCTGTCGACCAGCCAATGGACGGTGCGCTGGGGGGAAATCGCAGCAGGCGCCAACACCAGCGATGCGGGAACTCGTGGCGCGAAAATGGGGGTTAGCCGATGA
- a CDS encoding nitroreductase family protein — MEFETLVQSRRSVRGFKQQPVPRAVIEAIIESAKRAPSSMNTQPWHVHVLTGNPLEEVRRRNMEEMVGGAKVKRDIISHGEYQGIHRTRQVDIAKKLFGAMGIARDDKPMRQDWVLRGFRQFDAPVSLVLTYDRVLDPGAVCHFDLGALCYGIVLAAWDRGLGSVINGQGIMRSDIVREVARIPEDEVIMTCVAMGYPDDGFAANAVRSDREGNDDFVRYVGFAD, encoded by the coding sequence GTGGAATTCGAAACGCTGGTCCAGTCGCGCCGCAGCGTGCGCGGTTTCAAGCAGCAGCCGGTGCCGCGTGCGGTGATCGAGGCGATCATCGAGAGCGCCAAGCGCGCGCCGTCGTCGATGAACACCCAGCCCTGGCATGTCCACGTGCTCACAGGCAACCCGCTCGAAGAAGTGCGCCGCCGCAACATGGAAGAGATGGTTGGCGGCGCCAAGGTCAAGCGCGACATCATCAGCCATGGCGAATACCAGGGCATCCATCGCACCCGGCAGGTCGACATTGCCAAGAAGCTGTTCGGCGCGATGGGGATCGCGCGCGACGACAAGCCGATGCGGCAGGACTGGGTGCTGCGTGGCTTCCGCCAGTTCGATGCGCCGGTCTCGCTGGTGCTGACCTATGACCGCGTGCTCGATCCCGGCGCAGTCTGCCATTTCGATCTCGGCGCGCTCTGCTACGGCATCGTGCTCGCGGCCTGGGACCGCGGTCTCGGTTCTGTCATCAACGGGCAGGGCATCATGCGCTCCGACATCGTGCGCGAGGTCGCAAGGATTCCGGAAGACGAGGTCATCATGACATGTGTCGCGATGGGTTATCCCGACGACGGCTTTGCCGCGAACGCCGTCCGCTCCGATCGCGAGGGCAACGACGATTTCGTGCGTTATGTCGGCTTTGCTGACTGA